The sequence TTCTCATCACACACGACCTATCATGGATTTTCCAGGTCATTTCCAGCACATTTTCCAGCAGCTCAACCACCAGCGGCTCCATGCTCAGCTGTGTgattgtgtggtggtggtgggaggtcAGAGTTTCCAGGCTCATCGCTCCATCTTAGCCGCCTGCAGCTCTCACTTCAGGGCACTTCTGAGCTCCAGTGACAGTACTGATGAGAGTGGAGGCCCAGCACATGAGAAGAGTGGGAGTGGAGGCCCCAGCGTCATGAAGTTAGATCCTGAAGTGGTGACTCCTGAGGCCTTCTCCACCCTGCTGGATATGATTTACACCTCCACCCTGTCTCTCGGCTGCTCAAATGTGATGGATGTCCTGTTGGCAGCCTCACACCTGCACCTTAACTATGTGGTCAAAGCCTGCAAGCTGCACCTGTCCAGGAAAAACTTCCCCGCATCGCCTCCTAAAGGATGGAGatcagtgcagcagcagcagtgtgcaTCCTCCCAGAGGAGGCCGGCCATGCTTCAACATGTCACATCTGTGttggaggatgatgatgatgatgatgatgatgaagcagTAGTGGAGGTGAGCCAGTCTGGTGGAGTTGAAGAGGAGTGGGTGAGGAGGAGAGCCACAGGTGAGCAGGGTGGAGAACTGTCCTTCAGATGCAAGCGAAAGTTGCAAGAGGAAAGGCTTGGTGGCAGGAAAAGGTCTTGCAGGCTGTTTGGAGAAATGTTTAAGGAATGTTCTCCTACTGTGAGCAGGAGCGCTGTCAGTactgaggagggaggagaggagctACTTTCTCCAGACAGCCTGAAGATGCCTGATGGTCTCTGGGAGAGTCCAGGTGGTGAGGATGAGGTTGAGAAGAAGTATGAAGCAACCAAGGCAGAGTCTGAGGAGATTCAGTTGCCCAGCCAATCAGACAGCAGCTCAGGAGGATTGAATGATTGGGAAAAAGATGAAACTAAAAACAAAGAAGCTGTAATAAAAGTGAAGGTTGGAGAAGAAGGTGAGGAAGAAGAGTCAAAGATTAAAATGATTGAGGTGAAAAAGGAAAATCTGAGCTCATTCTCTCCAGAACTGGACCCTGTTCCAAATGACTGTCCTCCATGTCTTCCACAAGACCCCACAACCCATTTAGATGCACAAttaaatgatgttaaaatgacCATAAACGGTCCCCCAGATGCAGATGTTAATGCTTTACCATCCCAGTTGTGCACAGATCTTCAGACTGATGCAGAAAAAGAAAGCGGAGATATGGGGGATGACCCGGTCGACGGGGACGGCCTCGACAGCCTGTCAGAGCTGgccttttcttgttttcttaatCCCACTGCTGATAGTGTCATAGGAGCTCTTGAAGAGGAGGACAGCCTCGCTAACctcaccgctgctgctgctgcagctgctgcagcCAGTGATGCTCCTGCAACACTTGAAAATGTGGATGAACTGTGTCAAAACacggaaaaaacaaacacaacagaatCCTCCTCTCTTGTTTTTCCTGTAACCTCTGTTCCTCTGCAGCCGCTTCTCCCAACTCAGGGCCCTGGTTTCAGTGACACACTCATCCTCCAGCCCACACAGAACTCTTTGGCAGGATTTCTCAGCGGCATCAGACATGGGTTAAGTCTGGGGCCCTCCCTCATTCAGCCCTCCAATGCTGGGAAAAGTAGAGGAGGTGGAAGCTCAGGGGCGACAAACTTCCGTCGCATTGCCCCCAAAATACCACCTGGATCTGAAGCCAGCGCAGATCCATCATCTTCTTCTGGATCAGGAGGAGATGGAGTGGAACATCCACCTCTGACCAGAGCTTCAGAGGACGTTCTGTCCAAGTGCAAGAAAGCAGCTGCTGAAGACCTTGTGCTGTTGGTGGAAGGTGAGAAGAAGTACGCCTGCAAAATCTGCTGCAAGACCTTCATGAACCTGACTGACTGTAAGAAACATATTCGTGTCCACACAGGAGAAAAGCCCTATCCATGCCCCAAGTGTGGCAAACGCTTCAGCCAGTCCTCACATCTGTATAAACACTCAAAGAATACCTGTCTAAACTGGAAAGATGATCAGGCTTTCTCAGATACCCTACTTACCTAACCAGAGTTTGTCCAAACtcacaaattttgaaaaaaaaaaaaaaaaaaatgcactctgTACATGTATTTATCACCCAAAtcaacttttgtttttattgttacctGAAATCAAAGTTGGTTTGCTTATGTAAATTGTAAACCATCtttatggttttattttccaACCATGATTTTACTTTTAAATGAGATGAGAACAGACATAACATGTAACATGCGGCACAAAACTTTCAAGACACATGATAATAAATAGCAAATTTAACTTCTTACTGCGGATAAATCTCATTTTTGAGCACAAGCAACTTGTAAGAGTTTTttcaaaaacaaccaaacaaaaaaacagtgtgacTTCTCAGAGGCTggagtgttttattgttttgcaaCAGTACAAAAATGCAGATCAAGTATTAATATGGAAACCTTTCTGGCAACTATCACATTTAGCAGGAGAAAAAAATAGTGCAGGAAATTTCTGTTTGTTAGATGCAATCCACAGAACATTTAACACTTGTAGATTTTAGTAAGAACTTGGGAGGGTTTTAGTTTATTCATTTGCTACTTACAATTATTTTCCTGAGTTCTATATTACTTGTGCGTTAATTAGTTCCTGTAAAAGGATGGAGTGAAGCtttatacactgttgcctataaagttggaataaaatatttttacctcttctcgtgaaataattgtgacaatgtgattcattCTTGACAGATAAACTGTAACTGGGACACTGAACTTTGTAttctctgttttttgggttttttttgcagttgAATATGTTTTTATCCTTTGAATACTTTTCAGACTGTTACTTTCTAGGCAGCCCCAGAGGTTGAGGTGGGAACAGCAGCTGAGAATAAGGCTCTAAAATTTGAGTTCACTGGGCATATCTGTGCCCTGTAAACCACCCAGAAGGTTACGGGCTGCCAAATCCGACATGATGCCTCTTGTGGAGTAGGTGGCACTGCCGATGTGTGGCAACACCACTGCAAAAGAGAAGAGAAACAAGACTAGAGTAAGAAGTAAATGTGTATAAAGACATATAAAGAAACATTATTGTCGTCTACTCACCACAGTTCTTTAGTGTAAGGAGGGGGTGGTTTGTTGGAAGGGGCTCAGGTGTTGTCACATCTAGACCTGCGGCAGCAATCTGTCCATTCTTCAAAGCCTGGTACAGATCCTCCTGGTTCACCACTGCTCCTCTAAGACAATAACATCTCTGTCTTGTTATCCTGAACTCCAACTCTATAGAGCAGTGTATTAAAACCATGGACAAGCCTAAACCTCACACAAATTCACTAACCTCTCCATTCCCACCAGACTGCTGGTGATCCAGTCGCAATTTTGGACTAAATATATTaaagtttctacaataaaactttTGTCAACATGTTATACCTTTTTAGAAAGCTTAATGATCCACAGTTGAGTCTctaagtttattttacagttttccaAAGCAACAAAGTACCAGTGAAAGAATCACCTGGATAGCAATCAAAGCTAATGGGACTAGTGTATTTGGTTCTGGTTGTATTTTAAAGAAACTAGAGGTTGTTACATCTGAGATGAAGTGTCATTGATTAAATCTGGCCTCGTAGTTCTTCATTTATAATGTTTGGTGCTTGGTGTGGTAAATAATTGAAAAATAACACTAATAAAGGTGGAAGGAACAGGTTCCAGATATCCATTGCTACCATTTCATTTGTGAACAGAGGATTTGTAATAACACATATGCctttgtggatctacctgcttgAGTTGACAAAGACCGCAGTGTTCTTCATCTTGCTAAAGAAGGCCTTGTCACACAGACCTTGAGTTTCTGGCGTCAGGGAGCAGGAAACAATGATGAAGTCGCTCTCAGATAACAGTGTGTCCAAAGGTACTGTTAAATTAGCATTAGAGAAAAGGAAACACATAAAATGTTAATTAGTAAATTCTCATTTTAAATAAGTGAATATATTATGACCCTTATTTCCTTTATTATTCTGCACTTATTGCTTATTAATTGCTGTGTATGATACTTTGAACAAATCACTACTTCTCAATTCTTACCAAACTCTCCATTAACCTCAGCAGCGTATGCCTTTGCTGTTCTTCCAGAGTAGAGCAGCCTCTTTACTCCAAACGGCATTAGTCTCTTTGCAATGGCCATGCCTGACAGCAAACATAGGTTATTACATTTACCTACATGCAGCTCTCAAAACTACACAGTGCAATAAAGTCATGCTTTGGTGATGACTACAGGATTGAGTCATTGGAAATTGAGTTTATAATGAAGAATCTGTAATGCCAAAATAAATGAAGTAGTTGCAGTATGCCTCACCTATGCGCCCCAGTCCAATGATTCCTACTGTGCTGCCAGACAGACCATAACCACACAACCAGAGAGGCTTCCATGAGCTCCAGCCTCCACTGACAGACAAAAGACACATTATGTAACTAAAGCTTTTACTTTTGGTTAAAAAGTGCAGCAAAAACCCATCACCATAAAAATAAGCAAAGATTAGTGTAATGTGTAACTTTATGACACTGACTTTTTGACCTCCTCCACCCCTTCTGGTAATCTGCGAGCAGTGGACAGAAGCAAAGCCACCGTCAGTTCTGCTGTGGCATCAGTCAGAACATCTGGAGTGTATCCAACACGTATACCGCTGTTAAAAAACACACAGCAACACAACTTAGGATCAGTGCAACACTACCTcttgtcagtgtgtttttttctttttagcattACCTACCGTTTTTTAATTTCATCAAGATCCAAGTGGTCAAACCCCACTGA is a genomic window of Sphaeramia orbicularis chromosome 10, fSphaOr1.1, whole genome shotgun sequence containing:
- the LOC115427433 gene encoding zinc finger and BTB domain-containing protein 5-like → MDFPGHFQHIFQQLNHQRLHAQLCDCVVVVGGQSFQAHRSILAACSSHFRALLSSSDSTDESGGPAHEKSGSGGPSVMKLDPEVVTPEAFSTLLDMIYTSTLSLGCSNVMDVLLAASHLHLNYVVKACKLHLSRKNFPASPPKGWRSVQQQQCASSQRRPAMLQHVTSVLEDDDDDDDDEAVVEVSQSGGVEEEWVRRRATGEQGGELSFRCKRKLQEERLGGRKRSCRLFGEMFKECSPTVSRSAVSTEEGGEELLSPDSLKMPDGLWESPGGEDEVEKKYEATKAESEEIQLPSQSDSSSGGLNDWEKDETKNKEAVIKVKVGEEGEEEESKIKMIEVKKENLSSFSPELDPVPNDCPPCLPQDPTTHLDAQLNDVKMTINGPPDADVNALPSQLCTDLQTDAEKESGDMGDDPVDGDGLDSLSELAFSCFLNPTADSVIGALEEEDSLANLTAAAAAAAAASDAPATLENVDELCQNTEKTNTTESSSLVFPVTSVPLQPLLPTQGPGFSDTLILQPTQNSLAGFLSGIRHGLSLGPSLIQPSNAGKSRGGGSSGATNFRRIAPKIPPGSEASADPSSSSGSGGDGVEHPPLTRASEDVLSKCKKAAAEDLVLLVEGEKKYACKICCKTFMNLTDCKKHIRVHTGEKPYPCPKCGKRFSQSSHLYKHSKNTCLNWKDDQAFSDTLLT
- the grhpra gene encoding glyoxylate reductase/hydroxypyruvate reductase, which codes for MHTVGKLMKVFVTRRIPQEGMKILSAAGVCEVSLWDSEEPVPRTELLKGVQGAQGLLCLLSDKIDTEVLDAAGPNLKVISTLSVGFDHLDLDEIKKRGIRVGYTPDVLTDATAELTVALLLSTARRLPEGVEEVKNGGWSSWKPLWLCGYGLSGSTVGIIGLGRIGMAIAKRLMPFGVKRLLYSGRTAKAYAAEVNGEFVPLDTLLSESDFIIVSCSLTPETQGLCDKAFFSKMKNTAVFVNSSRGAVVNQEDLYQALKNGQIAAAGLDVTTPEPLPTNHPLLTLKNCVVLPHIGSATYSTRGIMSDLAARNLLGGLQGTDMPSELKF